One Orcinus orca chromosome 8, mOrcOrc1.1, whole genome shotgun sequence genomic window, TCACGGGAAGAGACGCAGATGATTGCCGTCATGTCTGATCCGTGCTGGGCTCAGAGAGGGCCTGTGGGAGCAGAGGACAGAGCCCCAGTACCTGGTCCCTTGCCTGCGATTTGGCTCTATCTCAGTTTGGACCTTTTCTCACCACCCTGTCCTCTCTCTGCAGTCGCCCAGggcctcctgcctcccttccctccaggCATGTTCCCGCTGTGGCCCCCCATGGGCCCCTTTCCTCCTGTCCCACCTCCCCCCAGCTCTGGAGACGCTGTGGCCCCTCCGTCCACCAGTGCAGGTGAGTCTTTTGGGTAGCACGCCAGCCAGGGcggtggaaggaagggaagcagAGGCCCCTCAGCACGGACTAACTTCCTGTTCTTGCTCTTTCGCAGCCCTTTCTCGGCCCAGTGGAGCAGCCACAACCACAGCTGGTTCTGCTGCCTCTGCCCCAGCACCTGGCTCGGCCTCCACCCCTGACGCTGGCCCTGCCCCaggcttccccttccctcccccgtgGATGGGCATGCCGCTGCCTCCACCTTTTGGTAAGCTGGGCCGCTCGTGGGGTTGTTTTGGGAGGTGTGGGGGTGTCAGGCCCAGGCAGCCCAGGctgagcctctctctctctccagccttcCCCCCGATGCCTGTGCCTCCTGCCGGCTTTGCTGGGCTGACCCCAGAGGAGCTGCGGGCTCTGGAAGGCCACGAGCGGCAGCACCTGGAGGCCCGGCTACAGAGCCTGCGCAACATCCACACGCTGCTGGATGCCGCCATGCTGCAGATCAACCAGTACCTCACCGTGCTCGCCTCCCTCGGGTATGCCTACACGGGGGCCAGGGTGGGCAGCAGGGGTGTGGGGCTGCCGAGAGAAGGCCCCCAGCAGTGGTTCTGGGCCTTTTTCTCCCCTGCCACCCTGTGATACGTGTCGATTCGGGCATTCTATCTCTAGGCACACCCAAGGTGTCGGGGTTCTTGATTCCTTTTTATCTTCCCACTGCAGAAGGCCTGTCTGGATCTGAGGAGGAGTGGTGTTTATCAGAGAGCTATCCTTGAATCTTGTCCTCGTATATAATTCCCAGTACTTTAATCACGTATACTCTCTTGACACAGGGCGACACTTTGACTGGGAATCACTGCCCCTGATCTGAGACAGCAAATACAAAGTCGCTTGGAGCCAGCTTGGCCCGAATTCAAGTCCTGATCTTATTACTCACTTGCTCTGTGACCTCCATTACCTTATTTGAATAGAGTTCTAATTCCTATTCGCAGGGGATATAGACAAAGTGCTGGCACCCAGCAATGTCGGTACAGACTTGGAGGGGAGCTTGAGTCTGAGACTTGCGTGCTTTGTGTTATTCAGTGCACTGTCTTAGCTGGTACTCTAGAAGGTGCCTGGCATCTCAGAGTGGCAACCCTGCAGTGTAACAGTGAACAAGGCCAACGGTCCCTGCCCGCAAGTGGTTTACAATCAATCTGTGGTATAGAATTCCAAGAATCAGTCAACATGTGTTCAGTCGTGTCTGCGTCACTGGGGCTGCGAGGCACATCGGTGCTGGAGTGCACCCCGCAAGGCTCACGGAGGGCAGAATCTCTCGAGTCGTGCCAGGATGCCAAGGCCCTCCTCTTGTCCCTTCTCTTCCTAGGCCCCCCCGGCCTGCCACCTCAGCCAACCCCACTGAGGAGACTGCCCCTACAGCTGTCGCTGCTGCCTTCTCCACCAGCACCCCCAGCTCTGAGGCCACCACCCCATCCCTGGGAgcctccccaccagcccctgaACCTGAAAAGCCTTCAGGTAGTTGCGGTCAGCCTacagtggggtggggcaggggacttCTCTGGGTTCCGCTTCTGGACCTCTCTGTCCCCAGCTCCTGAGTCAGCGGGCACCGAGGAGCTGCCTGAGGATGGGGAGCCTGACGCAGCAGAGCTCCGCCGCCGTCGCCTGCAGAAGTTGGAGTCCCCTGTTGCCCACTGACACTGCCCCAGTCCTGGCCCCTGCCCCCACTCGAGCAGTCCGCGCTGGAACACGTCCTGCCACCAAGTGGCAGCTCCCTCTCTGTCTGCACCAGGGAGTAGTAACCCCCAGCTCTGACACAGAGGAGGTGGCATCTGACCAAGTGGAAAGAGGCCTGAGGCCCCAGTTGACTCCAGCCCTTACAGTCCCAGGCAGCCATGGGGATCTTGGGTCAGTTCCAGCCTTCCTCTCCAACCCTTCAGCCCTGTGTTCTGCTGGGGCCACGAAGACAGAAAGGTGCAGTGTCTGAGAAGCCCTCTGACCCACCCAGTCCCTTTCTGGGAGAAGGGGAGCCCCTCCGAGCCCCCCTTGTGTGTGGAGTCACGCTGCAGTGCCGAACAGTATTAGCTCCTGTTCCCAAGTGTGGACTCAAGGGGCTGGAGGTAGGCCAGGAACTTGCTCCCGGGCCCACCCACGAAGACTGGTACTGATGTCATTTTCTTACCCGAACTCCCCAGGAGCCCTTTGTGGTGGTGGCTGTGCCCCTTGTGCCCTGTGGCATCTCCATGTCTTACTGGCAACCACACAGCTCAGGGAAGGGAGTGTCTGGGGTGGAGAAGCAGGCCGGCAGCACTGAAGGGCcctgctctgcccctcccccccaggccCTTTTCTCCCTGCAGTTTGTCTGAGGTGAGACTGTCCCTGGTCTCACCCAGCAGCCACTGTGCAACCTCAGTCTAGGCTGAGGGCTCTTGTGTCTGCTTCTGAACCACTGCAAGCCCCAGAACCTACAGAAGGCAACTTCTTAACTTACAGAATTTTTCTTGAGTTTAGAAGAATTGGAATTACTTCCTTGCTATTGTCTTTTGGCTTAAATTTTGTCTTTGAATTTGAATGCTTGACCCCAGGAAAGGGGAGCAGGAGTGCCAAGCTCCCTGTCTTTCCAGTTTAGAAAAGGCTCTGGGCCAGGTGGGGACGACAGGAGCCAAGGCATTGCCTGCCCCTGTCTTTTGCCCCTCAGTGTTGTGTTACAGGAGTTGCTGGAGACAGTTTCAGATGattatttaatttgtaaatattgtACAAATTTTAATAGCTTAAATTGTATATATAGCCAAATAAAAACTTGCATTAATGACTGGTGGAACTGGTGTGAtaggatcagtgtgccatgctcCTTTTTCTTAACTCAGGCCGTAGACTCGAGAGTGGCCTGGAATCTCCAGGAGTGAGGGTTTACTTGCACAAGCCAGCACTGTTCTTGGGCACAATGTTGAATATTAAGGTATTAGAAAGAtatacccattttacatatgaagaaactgaaccccagaaaggttaagtaccCTGCCTTAGGTCAGAGCAAGTAGGGGAGCCAGGCTCTGAACCCTGTCTTAAGCCAGCTTGCTGCTGAGATGGGGTGGGAACTCTGGCTTTTGGCCCTTGTGACTCCCAAGGATGGGGCAGGTGTGAAGGTTCCTTGGCCGGGGTGGGATGGGATGGCAGGGACAAAAGGTCAGCATCTTCCTGCCTGCAAACCCCCTGTCCAGCCTTGATACTAGGTCAGCAACCTGGGAAGGATGGCCCTGTGCTGGGCTGCTAGGAGCTCTCAAGGAGCCCCTTGTGGGCAGACCAGCTAAAGCTAATCACTTAATTTGCTGGAGCTGGAAACCCAGCCAGACCCAACTCTTaatatggaatggaatagagGTAACTGGCCTTTTTGCCTCTCCATGGGTAAAAGGAATGAGCCAAGGGGCTGACGTGCACTACACTTGGAACTGAAGACCTCCAGGACCCACGTCTGAGTCGTGTTGTGTTCTCTGTAGCCTCTACCAAGTCAGGTATGACCTAGAGCAAGGGCTCAGGGATTTTTCTGCCGCAGTGAGGGTCTGCGGGCCAAGGAAGGAATGTGCCCAATGGGTCTGCCCTGTGCTACCCTCCCGTAAACTGGGCTGGGCTACTGCTTCCAACAGAGGGGCAGTCAATCACCTCTACAGCTTGAATAGCTGAGTCCAAGGAGCTCCAATGAAGGGAAAGCAGGAACACGCCgaagtgtggggggggggggcggaggaaTTAATGCTCCCCCCTAGCTTGGCCGTTCCTGGTGGGTCTCCAATATTAGACAGCCCTCCCCCTGTGCTGGCACCTATACAGTCCCATTTCCTCCTTTATGCAAACAAGGCCTGCTCCAAGGCCCTCAGCCCTGGTCTCTGTGCCCCTTTCCTCTAGCTGCCTCAACAGCCACTCCCCTCCTCCTGAGATCCCCGGCACTCCAGCCGCAGGGGGACGCTGGTCGTGCAGGCTGCTCAGCTGGGCTTCAGAAGCCCTTCTCCAGAAGCCAGGCTTTGAGCTGCTGATCAAAGTAGCCCTTGACCCGAAGGGTACCTGTCACCTCATTGACCTGGGTGATAGGTGTCTTCCCCAGCAGCGGGCTCAGAAAATCTTCCACATCCTTCTGCAGGGCCTGGGGGAAGATGATGAATCAGGCCTGGTAAGACCTTTCCCTCTAGAGGGTTCCCATCCCTTCAGCCCTGAAAGGTCAGAACCGGACCCTGACCCACCCACCCACTTACCCAAATGTCCCCCTCCACCTTCCGGATCACAGTCATCTGACGGTTTCCATGCGTGATGTCCTTGTAGACTGGGATGTTGTGCATACGAGAGCGTCGCACAAAGTAGGGCAGGTTGGGTGGGGGGTCTATGACAGAGAGGGACAGTGATAAGTCAAATGTTCCCAGACTTCATCTCACCTCAGCCAAGGCCTTTCTCCTCAGAGTGTGCAGGGGGTCAGTGAACCTAACAGCAAAGCCACCTCCAGACTTCAGATCAGGAGACCTGCTCTTTCCCTAAGTTTAGAGCCAGGACCAGCTTGTTCACCCTGGTACCTCAAGgcccagcacaggcctggcaccAGAAGGTGCTCAAGAAGAAACAAGGTCAGGGCTATGCCTCCCGGGATCTTTGAGTCCCCCTCTGGAGCCAATCCTTGCCCTTCTCCACTGGGTAGGGGAGGCTAAAATCAATCTCTGGCACAAAGGGATGGGGGTTTATAAGAACTGAACACCTACCACAGGCTGGGCTCTGCATGACATGCTTTATGTGTTGAGCAGATGATCTCTATTTTGCTGCAGCTGAGGTTGGGAGAAGCTAAGTGACTAACTCAACCATACTGGCAATAGACAGCAAAGCCAAATTTGGACCCAGAACTGCCCACCTCCCAAGCTGTGTTCTCAATTATGgccgggggtggaggtgggggtccAAATTCTTGGGTCTTCTCTCTATGCTTCACTTTTCCCACATGGGAAGCCCTCACCCCAGTAGTGTGGATGGATGGGTACTAGCCAAACAGGTCTCCGATCCCTGGCCCTTTGTTGAACGTAAGACAGATGCTAGCTCTGAGAGATCTCAACACAAGTCCTGAACCCTCTGGGGAGTACAGAGCCTCAGCCAGGGCAGATAGATCTCTAGGTAGGGGGATGTTTCCCTGCAGCCTTCAAGCCATCCCCATCACCCAGCTCACCTCTGGGGGGCTGCCAGCCACTAGAAGTGGGATAATGTTCATGCTTTGGGGGCTTTGGGATGCTGGTGGGGGGTAACAGGCGCTCCACAAAACGGTATTCATCCACAGACTCCACGAAGCTGGGGTAATCAGGAGGCCCCTGGGTCTGGCTccgagggggggaaaaaaaaatctctccatcAGCCTACCCATCCCCCacgccccacccaccaccccagaATAGGGAGAACTTCAgttaagtagaaaaaagaaacatgacaaGCAGAGAGAATAGTATAAATATAAAAGGCTGGAGGTAGGAAAGCACCAGACTTCAGTTTGCTAGAGTGCAGGGTACAAGTGGGTCTGAAAAAGAAGTTCAGGAACTCGGAAGGGCCTGCCTCTCTCAGGATTTTTGTGGGACTCAAATGAGAAGTGTGTGTATACATCTGAAAAGCTGGGTAACCGTAAGTGTGACCAATATGGCATTCTTCAGTATTTTAAAGTTTCCTGTGAAGATTCTACTGAAATATTCTAGTTCTGGGTTAGGCTCTTTCAGCAATCGTGAAAATTTCCCACTCACACTCATCCGATGTGACCCTCCCTCACCTGGAATATTTCGGCCTCATATGGACACCACCAGGCACTAAGTGCTTACAACTTAATTCGACAAGTCAGGTATTTTATTACCCCCCGGTGTACATCCAAGAAAGATTAAGA contains:
- the MRPL49 gene encoding 39S ribosomal protein L49, mitochondrial, translated to MAATMFRAVQRGWRTGVLPGCGLRLLTQGPPDYPSFVESVDEYRFVERLLPPTSIPKPPKHEHYPTSSGWQPPRDPPPNLPYFVRRSRMHNIPVYKDITHGNRQMTVIRKVEGDIWALQKDVEDFLSPLLGKTPITQVNEVTGTLRVKGYFDQQLKAWLLEKGF